GGCTGCTCGACCAGGGTCAGGTCGGAGGTGCGGAACGAGGCCGCCCGGACGTGCCCCTGGGTGATGCCGCCGGTCGGCGCGGAGTGCCAGTACCAGGTGACCCGGGAGCCGTGCAGCGCGCCGCGCATCCGGAAGCCGGCCGCGGTCCAGGACGTGGCGCGTTCGATGAAGTCGAAGTTGCCGGTGCCACCCCGGCAGTCGGGATTGCTGAAGTTGGACGCGCTGATGGTGCGTACCGTCTGCGGCACCGACGTGCTCGACTCCGCCCAGCTGAAGATGCGGAACGAGGTGTTGCTCTCGATCGCGCCGAAGTACATGGTGGTCGAGTTCTGCGCGCCCTCGACGGGGGTGAACACCCGCTGACCGACCGACCCGACGTGGGTCAGGGTGTTGGTCGTGGCCGTGGTGCAGGCGGACATCTGCGCCAGGTTGAACCGCCTGATCTGCGAACCGATCCAGGAACCGGCCCGCTGGTTCTGGGTGGTCAGATAGAGGGCGTTGGCGCTGACCCCGATGTGCGGATAATCCGGCAGTACGTCGTCGGCGGCGCCGCCCGGGTCGATGTAATAGGTGCACAATGGTGCGCTGGCCGGATTGTCCCGGACGAAGATTCGTACTCCGCCATTGTTCAGAGCGGCGTTCGTGTAGAGCAGGATGCTGAAGATGCGGTCGGTGTTGTGCGCCCGTACCACGTCCTGGTCGCAGCACGCGTTGGGCGCGTCCGCCGGACCGGCCGGCAGGCCGACCCCGGTCCAGGTGCTGCCGTCGTTGGTGGAGTACGACGCGTAGGTGTTGCCGGTGTAGAAGACCGACGAGCCGTCGTTGGCCGCCGCCGTCTCGCCCAACGTGCTGCTCACCGCCGAGGCGCGCGTGTTGGCGTTGTTGCGCCGGATCAGCAGCGACTGGGCGCTGATCTCCGCCGCCTCGGTCTGCGCCACCGGCTTCGCCCGCTCCGCCGCGTCGACCTGGGCGCCGGCCGGCGCGGGCTGCGCCGCGGCGATCCGTTCCCGCTGCTCGCGGTGGCGGCGGTCGAGATCCGCCATCTGCTCGCGGCTGGCCGTCGACTGCCTCAGCGCGCCCTCCGGCCGCACGGTCGTCGGCACCGTCCGCGTGGCCGGCCCGGCGGGCGCCGCCGCGGTCGCGGTCGTCGCGGCGGCGCCGCTGGCCGGTGTCAGCGGCGCCAGCGCCGCCACGGTGGCGAGCGCCACCGCCGCCACTGTCGATCTCCTTGGCATCTGTTCTCCCGACGTCAGATGCCGGCGGGGACCTGTTGTCCCACTGCTCGGCAGAATGCACTCTGCCATTTGATCGATATTCGGCATTCCCTCAGTCGGTAGGCGGACAGTACGCCATTCGCCAGTGTGAACGGAATTCTGAAACAGGTGCGGGACTTGTTTCGCAAATGCGATTCCTGTCGGCGGATGTTGCGACAGCCGTGCAATTTCCAGGACGGCGGCGGGTCCGCTATCCGGTGGCGGGTGACGCCCCGGCGATCCGGTCGGCGTACCGGTGCGCCTCGGCGTCGTCGGTGTACCGGGTACGCGGCCAGAAGAAGCCGCGCAGGCCGTCGCCCTTCGTCCTCGGCACCACGTGGGTGTGCAGGTGCGCCACCGACTGCGACACCCGGTTGTTCATCGCCACGAAGGTGCCGCCGGCCCCCAGGCCGGTCTCCACCGCCACCGCGAGCCGCTGCACCAGACGGAAGTAACCGGGCAGCGCGTCCGCCGGCAGCTCGTCCAGGGTGACCAGGTGGGCGCGGGGGACCACCAGCACGTGCCCCTTGAACACCGGCCGGGTGTCCAGGAAGGCGACCCCGTCCGGCTCGTCGACCACCCGGAACGCGGGCACCTCGCCCGCGACGATCCCGCAGAACACGCACCCGCTCATCCGGCCCAGGCTAGTACGACCGGCGCGTCCTTGCCGCGCCAGATCGTCATGGCTCGTCGAGGTAGCTCTCCCACTCGTCGTCCGAGGGGAGTCCGGCGGGCCCGTGGTCACCGGTCGCGAGGCGCCGCCGGATGTCGGCCTCCCACCGGACTGCCCAGTCGATCAGCCGGCGGATGTCCTCGTCACCGAGCCCGTAGGACATGAAGGTCTGGTCGTCGAGTTCCTCGATCCCGCCCAACCGGTCGGCCAGTTCCGCCAGGGAGAACCCCTGCGTGTGCCGTGCGCCCAGGGTCTCCAGATCCGCGAAGCTCAGCTGGCCGTTGGCGGCGCGGATGTCGATGTAGTCGCGGTGCGCGGCCCGGTCGTGCAGCGCCCGGACCTTCAACCCCACGGCGTCCTCGAAGGCGAGAACCGGCCCGACGCTCAGCGTCGCCGGCGGCCCGATGGCCTCTTTGAGTACGTCCACCTCGCAGGCGACGGTGCGGGTCGACACGAGCAGGCGGGCCATTCGGGCACCGGCTTCGACGACCCGGCAGTCAAAGCCCTCGGACGAGTACGCCTGAGCCAGGCGCTCGGCCACGATCGGCAGGGGCACTGCCGTCGCGGTGGCGAAGTCGATGTCCCGTGACGGCCGGCTGATCAGGTTGTGCGCCGACAGTGCGTACCCGCCGGCCAGCACCAACCCGAGGTCGTCCCCGGCGGTGAAGCCGACCTGGAGCAGCCGGCGGTGCAGCTCGTCCAACGATCAGGCCCTGAGTTCGGGCAGCCGGCGCTCCCACAGGGCGATCACCCGCCGGGCGGTCAGCCGCCGGATCCGAGGCCAGTCCCGGCGCAGCAGCGTGGCGTTGACGTAGCGGACGATGTCGTCGAGTTGGCCGCAGTCCATCAGCGTCCGGTAGAGCGTCAACCGCTGACGGGGATCGGTGACGTCGAATTCGGTGAGGCCGGACCAGGCCAGCCGCACCGGCAGGCTGACCCGACCCTGGCTCGGACCGGCGAGCAGCGACAGCGAACCCGGGATGCGTTCGGCGACGCCGATCAGGCGGGACGGCAGCGGGGCGGGCGAGGTCACCGGGCCAGTATGACCCAGCGGGACGACGGAACCGCCGATGTGACCCGCGGCCGGGTTCCACACGCTGGGACGAGGGGGAGGACTAACGTCTCCGTCATGAACCACGGCTTCGAGACGCTCGCCATCCACGCCGGCCAGGACCCCGAGGCCCGTACCGGCGCGGTGATCCCACCGATCTACCAGACCAGCACCTACGCCCAGGACGCCGTCGGCGCGCCCCGGCAGGGCTACGAATACAGCCGCTCCGGCAACCCCACCCGCGACGCGCTCCAGGAGTGCCTCGCCGCGCTGGAGGGCGGCCCCGTCGGGCTCGCCTTCGCCAGCGGCCTGGCCGCCGAGGACACCCTGCTGCGTACGGTCTGCAAGCCGGGTGACCACGTGGTGATCCCGGACGACGCGTACGGCGGCACGTACCGGCTCTTCGCCCGGGTGGCCGAGCGCTGGGGGCTGGCGTACACCCCGGCCAAGGTCTCCGACCCGGACGCCGTGCGGGCCGCGATCCGGCCCGGCAGCACGAGGATCGTCTGGGTGGAGACGCCGACGAACCCGCTGCTCGGCATCGCCGACATCGCCACCCTGGCCGCCGTGGCGCACGACGCCGGGGCGCTGCTGGTGGTCGACAACACCTTCGCCTCGCCGTACCTGCAGCAGCCGATCGCGCACGGCGCGGACGTGGTGGTCCACTCCACCACCAAGTACGTCGGCGGGCACTCCGACGTGGTCGGTGGCGCGCTGATCGCCGCCGACACCGGCCTCGGCGACGAGCTGCGCTACCACCAGAACGCGATGGGCGCGATCAACGGCCCGTTCGACGCCTGGCTCACCCTGCGCGGCATCAAGACCCTCGGGGTACGGATGGACCGGCACTGCGACAACGCCGAGCGGATCGCCGCGTACCTGGAGGGGCACGCGAAGGTCGGTCAGGTCATCTACCCTGGTCTGCCCTCGCACCCCGGCCACGAGGTCGCCGCCAAGCAGATGCGCCGCTTCGGCGGCATGATCTCCTTCCGGGCGGCCGGCGGCGAGGAGCACGCCGTTCAGATCTGCAACCGGGCCGAGCTCTTCGTCCTCGCCGAGTCCCTCGGCGGCGTGGAGTCGCTGATCGAGCACCCGGGCCGGATGACACACGCAAGTGCTGCCGGCTCGCCGCTTGAAGTTCCCGGCGATCTCGTGCGACTGTCTGTCGGCATCGAGACGGTCGACGACCTGCTCGCCGATCTGGAGCAGGCGCTGGGCTGACCGCTGGCTGGGGAGGGTGGCCGTGCAGGACATCATGCCGACCTGGGTGGGGGCGACCGCCAAGCAGATCGCCCGGGGCGTACGCCGGGGCGACGTCTCCGCCACCCAGGTCGTCGCCGACCACCTGGAGCACATCGCCCGGGCCGACGCCGACCTCGCCGCGTTCCGCGCGGTGCGCGGCGGGGAGGCGATCACCGAGGCGGAGAAGGTCGACGAGCAGGAGGACCTGGCCAACCTGCCGCTGGCCGGGGTGCCCGTCGCGGTCAAGGAGAACACCGCCGTCGCCGGCCTGCCCACCTGGAACGGGTCGGCGGCGGTGCGTACGCCGGTGGCGGAGGCCGACCACGAGGTGGTCCGCAGGCTGCGCGGCGCGGGCGCGGTGATCCTCGGGGTGACCCGGATGCCGGAGCTCGGCCTCTGGGGCCTCACCGACGACGAGACGGCGATCACCCGCAACCCGTGGGACACCCGGCGCACCCCCGGCGGCTCCTCCGGGGGCGCGGCCGCCGCGGTGGCCGCCGGGCTGGTGCCGATCGCGCACGGCAACGACGGTCTCGGTTCGATCCGCATCCCGGCGGCCTGCTGCGGACTGGTCGGGCTCAAGCCGGGCCGGGGCGTCGTCCCCTGCCAGCTCGGCGCGGAGGACTGGTTCGGCCTGACCGAGCACGGCATGCTCACCACCACGGTCGCCGACGCGGCGGTCGGCTTCCAGGTGCTCGCCGGCCGTCCCCAGGAGAAGCTGGTCCCGCCGTCGCGGCTGCGGGTCGGCGTCTCGCTCCGCTCCCCGGTGCGCGGTGTCGCGCCGGACGCGTCCAACCGGGACGCGGTGGCCGCCGCCGGCCGGCTGCTCGCCGCCGCCGGCCACGACACCGTCCCCGCCGACCCGGTCTATCCGACCGCGCTCGGCCTGCAGGGCATCGCCACCTGGTTCGCCGCGGCCGCCGCCGACGTGCGCGCCGCCGGTGTCGCCCCGCGCCACCTGCAGCGCCGCAGCCGCCGGCACGTCGCGCTCGGCGAGTGGGCGCAGCGGCGGGGGTACGTGCGGGAGGCCGACCGGGCCGCCTGGCGGGACCGCTCGATCGGGTTCTTCACCGACCACTCGGTCGACCTGCTGCTCACCCCGGCGCTGGCCGGTCCGCCGCCGGAGGCCACCGCCTGGTCCAGCCGCTCCTGGCTGGCGAACATGAAGGCCAACATCCGGTACGCTCCGTACGCGGCCCCGTGGAACATCGCCGGCCTGCCGTCGATCGTGGTGCCGGTCGGCCGCCGTCCGGACGGCCTGCCGGTCGCCGCGCAGCTCATCGGTCCGCCCGGCTCGGAGCTGCTGCTGCTCGGCGTGGCGGGGCAGTTCGAGATGCAGGCGCCGTGGACCCGACACGCCCCCGGCTACCCGCGCGTCGGAACGGGGTCGCCGGCCACCGCATGATCGTCTAGCGTGTGCGCGCACCCCCGCCGCACTCCCAGGACGGTCATCGATGCACTGCCAGACCTGTGGGGACACCACGTCCCCGACCTTCGACGAGTGCCGGAACTGCCACACCCCGCTCGGCCGGCCGGCCGTGACGCCCGGGCTCCCGACGTACGCGGTGCGCGGCATCGGGACGGCCGTGCAGATCGCGGTCGGCGCGACCGCTCTGCTCTTCCTGCTGGTGTCGCTCTTCCCGGTCGTCGGCCTGATGATGGCCGACCGGGCCGCCGCCGACCGGGACGGCGACCTGCTGCTCGGCGCCGCGGTGGTCGAGCTGGCGTTCTCGCTCCCCTTCGTCCTGGCCATCCTGACCGCCGCCGTGCTGGTCATCATCTGGACCTGGCGGGCGCGCAAGAACATCGAGGCCTTCCCGGGGGCGCTGCCCTCGCTCGGCGCGGGCTGGGCCATCGCCGGCTGGCTGGTGCCGTTCGCCAACCTGGTGGTGCCCGCCCGGGTGGTGGCCAACATCGCCCGGGACAGCCTGTGGCAGCGGCGCACCCCGGCGCTGGTCGGCGTCTGGTGGACCGCCTGGCTGGTGTTCAGCCTCGGCGAGCGGTTCGTCGACAAGCGCGACGAGCGCGAGTACGCCCGGCTGCCGGAGAACCCGGTCGACGCGGCGGACTTCCAGGCCTACGTCGCGTACTACGAACGGGTCCTCGGCTGGCACCTCGTGCCGGCGGTGGCCTGCCTGGTCGCGGCGGCCAGCCTCATCGTGCTGGTCCGGCGGATCTCCGCCGCGCAGCAGGCCCGCATCGCCCGCGCCACGCCCGCGTGGCCGGTCACCCCGGGCATGACGGTGACCCCGGGCGGGCCCGTCCCGTCCTACCCGCAGCCGGCGCCGATCCCGCCGACCCCGGTGTCACCGCAGGTCCCACCGGCGGCGGGTGGCACGATCGGGGCATGACGGAACTGGTCGGTCTCGCCGACGTACGGGCCGCGCGGGACCTGCTCGCCGGCGTCACCCGCACCACGCCGCTGGAGCCCTCCCGGCCGCTGAGCGCCGCGCTCGGCGGACCGGTCTGGCTCAAGTGCGAGAACGTGCAGCGCGCCGGGTCGTACAAGGTGCGCGGGGCGTACGTGCGGATCTCCCGGCTGTCGGCGGAGGAACGGTCCCGGGGCGTGGTGGCCGCGAGCGCCGGCAACCACGCCCAGGGGGTGGCGCTCGCCGCCGGCCTGGTCGGCACCCACGCCACGGTCTTCATGCCGGTCAACGCGCCGCTGCCCAAGGTGGCCGCCACCAAGGGGTACGGCGCGCAGATCGAACTGGTCGGCAACACGGTCGACGAGTCGCTGGTGGCGGCGCAGACCTTCGCCGAGCGCACCGGGGCGGTGCTGATCCACCCCTTCGACCACCGGGACGTGATCGCCGGCCAGGGCACGGTGGCGCTGGAGATCCTCGAACAGTGCCCGGACGTCAGGACGATCGTCACCGGCGTCGGCGGCGGTGGGCTGATCTCCGGGATGGCGGTGGCGGCCAAGGCGCTGCGCCCCGACGTACGGGTCATCGGGGTGCAGGCGGCCAGCGCCGCCGCCTTCCCGCCCTCGCTCGCCGCCGGCGAGCCGGTACGCCTGCCGGCCTTCTCCACCATCGCCGACGGCATCGCGGTCGGCCGGCCCGGGGAACTCACCTTCACCCACGTCCGCAAGCTCGTCGACGAGATCGTCACGGTCGCCGAGGAGGACATCTCCCGGGCGCTGCTGATGCTGCTGGAGCGGGGCAAGCAGGTGGTGGAGCCGGCCGGCGCGGTCGGCGTGGCCGCGCTGCTGGCCGGGGCGGTCGAGGTGGAGACCCCGGTCGTCGCGGTGCTCTCCGGCGGCAACATCGACCCGCTGCTGATGCTGCGGGTGATCGAGCACGGCCTGGCCGCCGCCGGGCGCTACCTGCGGGTGACGGTGCGCTGCTCGGACCGTCCCGGCCAGCTCGCCTCGCTGCTCGCCGAGATCGCCGAGCACCGGGCGAACGTGGTGGACGTGGAGCACCAGCGGGCCAATCCGCACCTGCGCCTCGGCGAGGTGGAGGTGGCGCTGTCGGTGGAGACCCGGGGCGTGGCGCACTCGGACACGCTGATCAGCGCGTTGCGGGCCAGCGGCTACCAGGTGGTCTTCGCGGGCGAGGCGTGACACCGGACGGTGCCACGCCTCGCCGTACGCGGGAAGGTCCCGCCGGGTCGCGGACCCGGCGGGGCCGGACTCAGCCGGCGAAGGGCTCGAAGCTGACGATCGTCACCTTGATGTCGGCGCCGCTCGGCGCCGTGTAGGTGCAGGCCTGGCCGGCGCGGCCACCCAGGATCGCCTTGCCGAGCGCCGACTCCGGGCTGTAGACGGTCAGCTCGGTGGTGGAGGCGATCTCGCGCGACCCGAGCAGGAACGTCTCGGTGTCGTCGGTGTCGTCGTCGAAGTAGATCGTCACCACCATGCCGGGCGACACCGCGTCGGCGGTCGGCGCCTCGCCGACCTGGGCGGTGCGCAGCAGCTCCTTCAGGTAGAGGATGCGACCCTCGGCCTTGCCCTGCTCCTCGCGGGCGGCGTGGTAGCCGCCGTTCTCCCGCAGGTCGCCTTCCTCACGCCGGGCGTTGATCTCGGCGGCGATGACCGGCCGGTTGGCGATCAGCTCGTCGAGCTCGGCCTGGAGGCGGTCGTACGCGTCCTGGGACAGCCAGGTGGCGGGCGCCTCTTTGCCGTTGGTGGACACAGGGCGTTCTCCTCGGTTGTGCGGACTGGCTGACAGGTGAGTTACCAAGTTACCAGCGCGGCACACCCCGGGGTGTCGTCGATCACCAGGGGGCACCGCACGCGAATCGGACGTTCCCGCCGTCCGTGCCGGGTGGTGGGCTCAGCCGGCGGGCCGGCAGCGGACCACCTCGCCGATGAAGGGGCGCGCGGTGGTGGCGACCCGGTGCCGTACGGTGAGGTGCCGCTCGCCGGGCGCGGCGTCGACGGGCACCTCCTCCCGGCCCACCTCGGCGCCGTCGTGCGAGCGGGCCCGCAGCAGGCACACCGCCGTACCGCCGGCGGGCACGGTGACCCGGAAGTCGACCCGTACGCCGGTGTCGGTGACGTCGGTGTAGGTGATCACCTCGGCGTCGTAGTCCGGATCGCCGTAGCGGGCGTACTGCTGCACGGCGACCAGGCTCAGCCCGGCGACCACGACGGCCACCAGGAGCCAGACCAGCAGGGGGCGGCGGCGGCCGGGCTCGCGCCGACGGCCGTACCGACCGGGCGGGAACACCGGCGCGCCCGATGGAATTGTGGCGTGCGTCTCGGTCACCGGCGGGTATCTCCTGGCGTCGTTGTCGGTGGCATCGGCAAGAATGGGAGGGTTCCATTCTCCCAGCCCGTCCTGTGGTCAAGGATGACAGGTCGGTGCCGGCAGGGTCCGGTGCGGGGGAGGATTCCGGCAGGTCAGCCGGGGGCCCGGTCGGGTCGCCGGCGGACACAGACGAGGAGCGCCCGAGTTGGCAGAGCAGCTGCGTCTCATGGCCGTGCACGCGCACCCGGACGACGAGTCCAGCAAGGGCGCCGCCACCACCGCCAAATACGTCGCCGAAGGCGTGGATGTCCTGGTCGTGACGTGCACCGGTGGTGAGCGCGGCAGCGTGCTCAACCCGAAGATGGACCGGCCCGACGTCTGGGCCAACATCGCCGAGATCCGCCGCGCCGAGATGGACGCGGCCCGCGCCGTGCTCGGCGTGGAACAGGCGTGGCTGGGCTTCGTCGACTCGGGGCTGCCCGAGGGCGACCCGCTGCCGCCGCTGCCCGAGGGCTGCTTCGCGCTGCAGGACGTCGAGGTCGCCGCCGGCCCGCTGGTGCGGCTGATGCGTGAGTTCCGTCCGCACGTCGTCACCACGTACGACGAGGAGGGCGGTTACCCGCACCCGGACCACATCATGACCCACAAGATCAGCGTCGCGGCCTTCGACGCGGCCGGTGACCCGGAGCGCTACCCGGAGCTGGGCGAGCCGTGGCAGCCGCTCAAGCTCTACTACGACATCGGGTTCTCCAAGGGCAAGATCATGGCCCTGCACGAGGGGATGCTCGAAGCCGGCCTCGAGTCGCCGTACGAGGAGTGGATCACCCGCTGGGAGGGCCGTCCGGACAAGGGCCCCCGGATCACCACCCGGGTCGAGTGCGCCGACTACTTCCCCGTCCGCGACGACGCGCTGCGCGCCCACGCCACCCAGATCGACCCGGACGGCTTCTGGTTCCACGTGCCGATGGAGTTGCAGAAGCGCGCCTGGCCGACGGAGGACTTCGAACTCGTCCGCTCGCTGGTCGACAGCCCGCTGCCCGAGTCCGACCTCTTCGCCGGGGTGCGCGAGACGGTCCATGCCCGCTGACCGGGCGTCGGGCTACGCTGAAACCCCACCGCACATCGGAGAACCACCATGCTGACCGCTGCCCAGGTGCTCGCGGCGAACAACTTCGGTGACACCCGCACGGGTGGTCTGGCCGGGCCCATGGGCCTGCTCCTCATCCTGCTGCTGTCCGCCGCCACCATCTTCCTGATCCGCAACATGAACTCCCGGCTGCGCCGGCTGCCCGACCGCTTCCCCGACCAGCGCGGGTCGGCCGACGCGGGCCGGTCCGACGCCTCCGCCGCCGATCCGACCGGCGAGACGGGGCCGCAGGAATCACGTACGAATGCTCCCAACGGCCACCAGCAGCACCGGAACGGCTGATCGGGTCGTGATTCACGTCGATCCGGGTCGTCGCCCCCTGTTGCGGCCACCCGGATTGGCTTAGCCTTCCGCCGGGGGGATCGAAAGTCCCTGAGCCGTGCGCGGGAGGGGGGCGCCATGACCGTGGCAGCAGCGTCCGTCCCGTGCGCCTCCCGGACGACGGCGGACGGAGCGGGCCGGTGAGCTCCGGCAGGGCCGGCGATCCCGTCGACCGGGCCGACTCCCACGGCACCCCGCCACGAGTCCTCCTGCTGATCGCCGCCGTCACGCTCACCGCACTGGCGGCGATCGTGATCGGCCTGACCGTCCCGGTCACGCTCCCGCCGGACGACCCCCTGCCCGCGCCGGCGCGGTTCGGCCTCGCCGTCGCCGCGTTCGCGGTCGCCCAGCTGGCCCGGCTGCGGTTCCGCACCGCGACCGGCATGATCAGCATCACCTGGGGCGAGGCCGCCCTGATCGTCTGCCTCTACTTCGTGCCGCCCGGGTGGCTGCCCGCCGCGGCGCTGCTCGGCGTCGGGCTCGCCTGGG
This genomic interval from Micromonospora coxensis contains the following:
- a CDS encoding HIT family protein; protein product: MSGCVFCGIVAGEVPAFRVVDEPDGVAFLDTRPVFKGHVLVVPRAHLVTLDELPADALPGYFRLVQRLAVAVETGLGAGGTFVAMNNRVSQSVAHLHTHVVPRTKGDGLRGFFWPRTRYTDDAEAHRYADRIAGASPATG
- a CDS encoding nucleotidyl transferase AbiEii/AbiGii toxin family protein, with translation MDELHRRLLQVGFTAGDDLGLVLAGGYALSAHNLISRPSRDIDFATATAVPLPIVAERLAQAYSSEGFDCRVVEAGARMARLLVSTRTVACEVDVLKEAIGPPATLSVGPVLAFEDAVGLKVRALHDRAAHRDYIDIRAANGQLSFADLETLGARHTQGFSLAELADRLGGIEELDDQTFMSYGLGDEDIRRLIDWAVRWEADIRRRLATGDHGPAGLPSDDEWESYLDEP
- a CDS encoding cystathionine gamma-synthase, with product MNHGFETLAIHAGQDPEARTGAVIPPIYQTSTYAQDAVGAPRQGYEYSRSGNPTRDALQECLAALEGGPVGLAFASGLAAEDTLLRTVCKPGDHVVIPDDAYGGTYRLFARVAERWGLAYTPAKVSDPDAVRAAIRPGSTRIVWVETPTNPLLGIADIATLAAVAHDAGALLVVDNTFASPYLQQPIAHGADVVVHSTTKYVGGHSDVVGGALIAADTGLGDELRYHQNAMGAINGPFDAWLTLRGIKTLGVRMDRHCDNAERIAAYLEGHAKVGQVIYPGLPSHPGHEVAAKQMRRFGGMISFRAAGGEEHAVQICNRAELFVLAESLGGVESLIEHPGRMTHASAAGSPLEVPGDLVRLSVGIETVDDLLADLEQALG
- a CDS encoding amidase, with protein sequence MAVQDIMPTWVGATAKQIARGVRRGDVSATQVVADHLEHIARADADLAAFRAVRGGEAITEAEKVDEQEDLANLPLAGVPVAVKENTAVAGLPTWNGSAAVRTPVAEADHEVVRRLRGAGAVILGVTRMPELGLWGLTDDETAITRNPWDTRRTPGGSSGGAAAAVAAGLVPIAHGNDGLGSIRIPAACCGLVGLKPGRGVVPCQLGAEDWFGLTEHGMLTTTVADAAVGFQVLAGRPQEKLVPPSRLRVGVSLRSPVRGVAPDASNRDAVAAAGRLLAAAGHDTVPADPVYPTALGLQGIATWFAAAAADVRAAGVAPRHLQRRSRRHVALGEWAQRRGYVREADRAAWRDRSIGFFTDHSVDLLLTPALAGPPPEATAWSSRSWLANMKANIRYAPYAAPWNIAGLPSIVVPVGRRPDGLPVAAQLIGPPGSELLLLGVAGQFEMQAPWTRHAPGYPRVGTGSPATA
- a CDS encoding DUF4328 domain-containing protein, coding for MHCQTCGDTTSPTFDECRNCHTPLGRPAVTPGLPTYAVRGIGTAVQIAVGATALLFLLVSLFPVVGLMMADRAAADRDGDLLLGAAVVELAFSLPFVLAILTAAVLVIIWTWRARKNIEAFPGALPSLGAGWAIAGWLVPFANLVVPARVVANIARDSLWQRRTPALVGVWWTAWLVFSLGERFVDKRDEREYARLPENPVDAADFQAYVAYYERVLGWHLVPAVACLVAAASLIVLVRRISAAQQARIARATPAWPVTPGMTVTPGGPVPSYPQPAPIPPTPVSPQVPPAAGGTIGA
- the ilvA gene encoding threonine ammonia-lyase, with product MTELVGLADVRAARDLLAGVTRTTPLEPSRPLSAALGGPVWLKCENVQRAGSYKVRGAYVRISRLSAEERSRGVVAASAGNHAQGVALAAGLVGTHATVFMPVNAPLPKVAATKGYGAQIELVGNTVDESLVAAQTFAERTGAVLIHPFDHRDVIAGQGTVALEILEQCPDVRTIVTGVGGGGLISGMAVAAKALRPDVRVIGVQAASAAAFPPSLAAGEPVRLPAFSTIADGIAVGRPGELTFTHVRKLVDEIVTVAEEDISRALLMLLERGKQVVEPAGAVGVAALLAGAVEVETPVVAVLSGGNIDPLLMLRVIEHGLAAAGRYLRVTVRCSDRPGQLASLLAEIAEHRANVVDVEHQRANPHLRLGEVEVALSVETRGVAHSDTLISALRASGYQVVFAGEA
- the greA gene encoding transcription elongation factor GreA; the protein is MSTNGKEAPATWLSQDAYDRLQAELDELIANRPVIAAEINARREEGDLRENGGYHAAREEQGKAEGRILYLKELLRTAQVGEAPTADAVSPGMVVTIYFDDDTDDTETFLLGSREIASTTELTVYSPESALGKAILGGRAGQACTYTAPSGADIKVTIVSFEPFAG
- a CDS encoding DUF4307 domain-containing protein, with product MTETHATIPSGAPVFPPGRYGRRREPGRRRPLLVWLLVAVVVAGLSLVAVQQYARYGDPDYDAEVITYTDVTDTGVRVDFRVTVPAGGTAVCLLRARSHDGAEVGREEVPVDAAPGERHLTVRHRVATTARPFIGEVVRCRPAG
- the mca gene encoding mycothiol conjugate amidase Mca; its protein translation is MAEQLRLMAVHAHPDDESSKGAATTAKYVAEGVDVLVVTCTGGERGSVLNPKMDRPDVWANIAEIRRAEMDAARAVLGVEQAWLGFVDSGLPEGDPLPPLPEGCFALQDVEVAAGPLVRLMREFRPHVVTTYDEEGGYPHPDHIMTHKISVAAFDAAGDPERYPELGEPWQPLKLYYDIGFSKGKIMALHEGMLEAGLESPYEEWITRWEGRPDKGPRITTRVECADYFPVRDDALRAHATQIDPDGFWFHVPMELQKRAWPTEDFELVRSLVDSPLPESDLFAGVRETVHAR